One genomic segment of Coffea arabica cultivar ET-39 chromosome 6e, Coffea Arabica ET-39 HiFi, whole genome shotgun sequence includes these proteins:
- the LOC113696166 gene encoding uncharacterized protein isoform X6 codes for MRIIFLANPPFQRMQLDRENKKPYLLIDFSEYLRINVYILGAVFLQLCKLLSLEEHPIVQKPVDPSLFIHRFTDRLFGGRKPIVSRTALHIVASMKRDWMQTGRKPSGLCGAALYISALSHGLKCSKSDIIKVVHVCEATLTKRLIEFENTESGSLTIEEFNMRAEELEKEERLNKQLFSGSQVSEKAELLCEHKGSGKPPFAHGLCESCYSDFVQLSGGLDGGSEPPAFQRAERERLLAKEAACTNCTITSDENNNKDLNSVKEGKIQNGSGIENSQLTESEAIGAVSRIPSNQESDENNLTVMDSGTPDGCNESESFSDIDDLEVDGYLHNEEEKHYKKIIWEEMNKEYLEEQAAKEAAAEAARKAFEANLQNCSEDMQAAQKLAAAASAAVAKSRKERQQKRAAELRNLGPAQTAAEATRQMLTRKRLSSKINYDVLDKLFEESVVPDNSKRTRSAIAATPGDDKLPDDCRSPALDDNWEADCATEGEDNLGVYYDDVQEEYAYDDTFDDSHY; via the exons GGAAAACAAAAAGCCTTACCTTCTCATTGACTTCTCAGAATACTTGAGGATAAATGT TTATATTCTAGGTGCTGTGTTTTTGCAGCTTTGTAAACTTCTAAGCCTGGAAGAACACCCAATTGTTCAAAAACCTGTGGACCCTAGTCTTTTCATTCATAGGTTCACTGACC gtctatttggtggaaGAAAGCCTATTGTTTCCAGGACTGCACTTCATATTGTTGCTAGCATGAAACGAGATTGGATGCAG ACTGGGAGAAAACCAAGTGGGCTGTGTGGAGCAGCACTCTACATATCTGCTCTTTCACATGGACTTAAGTGTTCAAAATCAGACATA ATAAAGGTTGTACATGTTTGTGAAGCAACATTGACAAAGCGGTTGATTGAATTTGAGAATACAGAGTCTGGGAGTTTAACG ATTGAGGAGTTCAACATGAGAGCAGAGGAGCTTGAGAAAGAAGAGAGGTTAAATAAACAACTATTCTCTGGGTCACAAGTATCTGAGAAAGCTGAATTGCTATGTGAACATAAGGGCAGTGGCAAGCCTCCCTTTGCCCATGGACTTTGTGAAAGTTGCTATAGTGAT TTCGTTCAACTTTCTGGAGGACTTGATGGTGGATCAGAGCCTCCAGCTTTTCAACGGGCTGAAAGAGAAAGGCTATTGGCCAAGGAAGCTGCTTGTACAAATTGCACTATAACATCAGATGAAAACAACAATAAAGATTTGAAT TCTGTCAAAGAAGGGAAAATCCAGAATGGCAGTGGAATTGAAAATTCACAGCTAACAGAGTCTGAAGCAATAG GTGCTGTCTCTCGGATTCCATCCAATCAGGAAAGTGATGAAAATAATTTGACTGTTATGGACTCTGGAACTCCTGATGGCTGCAATGAATCAGAAAGCTTTTCTGATATTGACGATCTTGAG GTGGATGGGTACCTTCACAATGAGGAGGAGAAGCACTACAAGAAGATTATTTGGGAGGAAATGAATAAAGAATATCTTGAG GAGCAAGCAGCCAAGGAAGCAGCTGCAGAAGCTGCAAGGAAAGCTTTTGAGGCGAATTTGCAGAACTGTTCTGAGGATATGCAAGCTGCACAGAAGCTTGCTGCAGCAGCTTCAGCAGCTGTGGCAAAATCTAGAAAG GAGAGACAACAAAAACGAGCAGCAGAACTGAGGAATTTGGGTCCTGCTCAAACAGCTGCAGAGGCCACGAGACAAATGTTGACTAGAAAG AGATTGAGTTCTAAAATCAACTATGATGTTCTGGACAAACTTTTTGAAGAATCT GTTGTCCCAGACAACTCAAAGCGAACTCGATCAGCGATTGCTGCTACTCCCGGTGATGATAAATTGCCAGATGATTGCAGGAGTCCTGCTTTGGATGATAATTGGGAAGCAGATTGTGCCACTGAAGGCGAAGATAATCTGGGTGTATATTATGACGATGTACAAGAAGAGTATGCTTATGATGATACTTTTGATGATAGCCATTATTAA
- the LOC113696166 gene encoding transcription factor IIIB 60 kDa subunit isoform X4 — protein MYALGIDGGDSISRPALAFYTIAVERNFTRGRRKEQVEAACLYIACRENKKPYLLIDFSEYLRINVYILGAVFLQLCKLLSLEEHPIVQKPVDPSLFIHRFTDRLFGGRKPIVSRTALHIVASMKRDWMQTGRKPSGLCGAALYISALSHGLKCSKSDIIKVVHVCEATLTKRLIEFENTESGSLTIEEFNMRAEELEKEERLNKQLFSGSQVSEKAELLCEHKGSGKPPFAHGLCESCYSDFVQLSGGLDGGSEPPAFQRAERERLLAKEAACTNCTITSDENNNKDLNSVKEGKIQNGSGIENSQLTESEAIGAVSRIPSNQESDENNLTVMDSGTPDGCNESESFSDIDDLEVDGYLHNEEEKHYKKIIWEEMNKEYLEEQAAKEAAAEAARKAFEANLQNCSEDMQAAQKLAAAASAAVAKSRKERQQKRAAELRNLGPAQTAAEATRQMLTRKRLSSKINYDVLDKLFEESVVPDNSKRTRSAIAATPGDDKLPDDCRSPALDDNWEADCATEGEDNLGVYYDDVQEEYAYDDTFDDSHY, from the exons ATGTATGCCTTGGGTATTGATGGTGGTGATTCTATATCTCGCCCAGCTCTGGCCTTTTATACA ATTGCAGTTGAGCGGAATTTCACAAGGGGCCGCAGAAAAGAGCAAGTTGAGGCTGCTTGTCTTTATATTGCATGTCG GGAAAACAAAAAGCCTTACCTTCTCATTGACTTCTCAGAATACTTGAGGATAAATGT TTATATTCTAGGTGCTGTGTTTTTGCAGCTTTGTAAACTTCTAAGCCTGGAAGAACACCCAATTGTTCAAAAACCTGTGGACCCTAGTCTTTTCATTCATAGGTTCACTGACC gtctatttggtggaaGAAAGCCTATTGTTTCCAGGACTGCACTTCATATTGTTGCTAGCATGAAACGAGATTGGATGCAG ACTGGGAGAAAACCAAGTGGGCTGTGTGGAGCAGCACTCTACATATCTGCTCTTTCACATGGACTTAAGTGTTCAAAATCAGACATA ATAAAGGTTGTACATGTTTGTGAAGCAACATTGACAAAGCGGTTGATTGAATTTGAGAATACAGAGTCTGGGAGTTTAACG ATTGAGGAGTTCAACATGAGAGCAGAGGAGCTTGAGAAAGAAGAGAGGTTAAATAAACAACTATTCTCTGGGTCACAAGTATCTGAGAAAGCTGAATTGCTATGTGAACATAAGGGCAGTGGCAAGCCTCCCTTTGCCCATGGACTTTGTGAAAGTTGCTATAGTGAT TTCGTTCAACTTTCTGGAGGACTTGATGGTGGATCAGAGCCTCCAGCTTTTCAACGGGCTGAAAGAGAAAGGCTATTGGCCAAGGAAGCTGCTTGTACAAATTGCACTATAACATCAGATGAAAACAACAATAAAGATTTGAAT TCTGTCAAAGAAGGGAAAATCCAGAATGGCAGTGGAATTGAAAATTCACAGCTAACAGAGTCTGAAGCAATAG GTGCTGTCTCTCGGATTCCATCCAATCAGGAAAGTGATGAAAATAATTTGACTGTTATGGACTCTGGAACTCCTGATGGCTGCAATGAATCAGAAAGCTTTTCTGATATTGACGATCTTGAG GTGGATGGGTACCTTCACAATGAGGAGGAGAAGCACTACAAGAAGATTATTTGGGAGGAAATGAATAAAGAATATCTTGAG GAGCAAGCAGCCAAGGAAGCAGCTGCAGAAGCTGCAAGGAAAGCTTTTGAGGCGAATTTGCAGAACTGTTCTGAGGATATGCAAGCTGCACAGAAGCTTGCTGCAGCAGCTTCAGCAGCTGTGGCAAAATCTAGAAAG GAGAGACAACAAAAACGAGCAGCAGAACTGAGGAATTTGGGTCCTGCTCAAACAGCTGCAGAGGCCACGAGACAAATGTTGACTAGAAAG AGATTGAGTTCTAAAATCAACTATGATGTTCTGGACAAACTTTTTGAAGAATCT GTTGTCCCAGACAACTCAAAGCGAACTCGATCAGCGATTGCTGCTACTCCCGGTGATGATAAATTGCCAGATGATTGCAGGAGTCCTGCTTTGGATGATAATTGGGAAGCAGATTGTGCCACTGAAGGCGAAGATAATCTGGGTGTATATTATGACGATGTACAAGAAGAGTATGCTTATGATGATACTTTTGATGATAGCCATTATTAA
- the LOC113696166 gene encoding transcription factor IIIB 60 kDa subunit isoform X2, translated as MVWCSNCAKNIQRPDYVDGKICCSLCGRVLDEDNFSSEPTFSKNAAGQIAVERNFTRGRRKEQVEAACLYIACRENKKPYLLIDFSEYLRINVYILGAVFLQLCKLLSLEEHPIVQKPVDPSLFIHRFTDRLFGGRKPIVSRTALHIVASMKRDWMQTGRKPSGLCGAALYISALSHGLKCSKSDIIKVVHVCEATLTKRLIEFENTESGSLTIEEFNMRAEELEKEERLNKQLFSGSQVSEKAELLCEHKGSGKPPFAHGLCESCYSDFVQLSGGLDGGSEPPAFQRAERERLLAKEAACTNCTITSDENNNKDLNSVKEGKIQNGSGIENSQLTESEAIGAVSRIPSNQESDENNLTVMDSGTPDGCNESESFSDIDDLEVDGYLHNEEEKHYKKIIWEEMNKEYLEEQAAKEAAAEAARKAFEANLQNCSEDMQAAQKLAAAASAAVAKSRKERQQKRAAELRNLGPAQTAAEATRQMLTRKRLSSKINYDVLDKLFEESVVPDNSKRTRSAIAATPGDDKLPDDCRSPALDDNWEADCATEGEDNLGVYYDDVQEEYAYDDTFDDSHY; from the exons ATTGCAGTTGAGCGGAATTTCACAAGGGGCCGCAGAAAAGAGCAAGTTGAGGCTGCTTGTCTTTATATTGCATGTCG GGAAAACAAAAAGCCTTACCTTCTCATTGACTTCTCAGAATACTTGAGGATAAATGT TTATATTCTAGGTGCTGTGTTTTTGCAGCTTTGTAAACTTCTAAGCCTGGAAGAACACCCAATTGTTCAAAAACCTGTGGACCCTAGTCTTTTCATTCATAGGTTCACTGACC gtctatttggtggaaGAAAGCCTATTGTTTCCAGGACTGCACTTCATATTGTTGCTAGCATGAAACGAGATTGGATGCAG ACTGGGAGAAAACCAAGTGGGCTGTGTGGAGCAGCACTCTACATATCTGCTCTTTCACATGGACTTAAGTGTTCAAAATCAGACATA ATAAAGGTTGTACATGTTTGTGAAGCAACATTGACAAAGCGGTTGATTGAATTTGAGAATACAGAGTCTGGGAGTTTAACG ATTGAGGAGTTCAACATGAGAGCAGAGGAGCTTGAGAAAGAAGAGAGGTTAAATAAACAACTATTCTCTGGGTCACAAGTATCTGAGAAAGCTGAATTGCTATGTGAACATAAGGGCAGTGGCAAGCCTCCCTTTGCCCATGGACTTTGTGAAAGTTGCTATAGTGAT TTCGTTCAACTTTCTGGAGGACTTGATGGTGGATCAGAGCCTCCAGCTTTTCAACGGGCTGAAAGAGAAAGGCTATTGGCCAAGGAAGCTGCTTGTACAAATTGCACTATAACATCAGATGAAAACAACAATAAAGATTTGAAT TCTGTCAAAGAAGGGAAAATCCAGAATGGCAGTGGAATTGAAAATTCACAGCTAACAGAGTCTGAAGCAATAG GTGCTGTCTCTCGGATTCCATCCAATCAGGAAAGTGATGAAAATAATTTGACTGTTATGGACTCTGGAACTCCTGATGGCTGCAATGAATCAGAAAGCTTTTCTGATATTGACGATCTTGAG GTGGATGGGTACCTTCACAATGAGGAGGAGAAGCACTACAAGAAGATTATTTGGGAGGAAATGAATAAAGAATATCTTGAG GAGCAAGCAGCCAAGGAAGCAGCTGCAGAAGCTGCAAGGAAAGCTTTTGAGGCGAATTTGCAGAACTGTTCTGAGGATATGCAAGCTGCACAGAAGCTTGCTGCAGCAGCTTCAGCAGCTGTGGCAAAATCTAGAAAG GAGAGACAACAAAAACGAGCAGCAGAACTGAGGAATTTGGGTCCTGCTCAAACAGCTGCAGAGGCCACGAGACAAATGTTGACTAGAAAG AGATTGAGTTCTAAAATCAACTATGATGTTCTGGACAAACTTTTTGAAGAATCT GTTGTCCCAGACAACTCAAAGCGAACTCGATCAGCGATTGCTGCTACTCCCGGTGATGATAAATTGCCAGATGATTGCAGGAGTCCTGCTTTGGATGATAATTGGGAAGCAGATTGTGCCACTGAAGGCGAAGATAATCTGGGTGTATATTATGACGATGTACAAGAAGAGTATGCTTATGATGATACTTTTGATGATAGCCATTATTAA
- the LOC113696166 gene encoding transcription factor IIIB 60 kDa subunit isoform X5 has product MLMARYVVHYVDEFLMRIIFLANPPFQRMQLDRENKKPYLLIDFSEYLRINVYILGAVFLQLCKLLSLEEHPIVQKPVDPSLFIHRFTDRLFGGRKPIVSRTALHIVASMKRDWMQTGRKPSGLCGAALYISALSHGLKCSKSDIIKVVHVCEATLTKRLIEFENTESGSLTIEEFNMRAEELEKEERLNKQLFSGSQVSEKAELLCEHKGSGKPPFAHGLCESCYSDFVQLSGGLDGGSEPPAFQRAERERLLAKEAACTNCTITSDENNNKDLNSVKEGKIQNGSGIENSQLTESEAIGAVSRIPSNQESDENNLTVMDSGTPDGCNESESFSDIDDLEVDGYLHNEEEKHYKKIIWEEMNKEYLEEQAAKEAAAEAARKAFEANLQNCSEDMQAAQKLAAAASAAVAKSRKERQQKRAAELRNLGPAQTAAEATRQMLTRKRLSSKINYDVLDKLFEESVVPDNSKRTRSAIAATPGDDKLPDDCRSPALDDNWEADCATEGEDNLGVYYDDVQEEYAYDDTFDDSHY; this is encoded by the exons GGAAAACAAAAAGCCTTACCTTCTCATTGACTTCTCAGAATACTTGAGGATAAATGT TTATATTCTAGGTGCTGTGTTTTTGCAGCTTTGTAAACTTCTAAGCCTGGAAGAACACCCAATTGTTCAAAAACCTGTGGACCCTAGTCTTTTCATTCATAGGTTCACTGACC gtctatttggtggaaGAAAGCCTATTGTTTCCAGGACTGCACTTCATATTGTTGCTAGCATGAAACGAGATTGGATGCAG ACTGGGAGAAAACCAAGTGGGCTGTGTGGAGCAGCACTCTACATATCTGCTCTTTCACATGGACTTAAGTGTTCAAAATCAGACATA ATAAAGGTTGTACATGTTTGTGAAGCAACATTGACAAAGCGGTTGATTGAATTTGAGAATACAGAGTCTGGGAGTTTAACG ATTGAGGAGTTCAACATGAGAGCAGAGGAGCTTGAGAAAGAAGAGAGGTTAAATAAACAACTATTCTCTGGGTCACAAGTATCTGAGAAAGCTGAATTGCTATGTGAACATAAGGGCAGTGGCAAGCCTCCCTTTGCCCATGGACTTTGTGAAAGTTGCTATAGTGAT TTCGTTCAACTTTCTGGAGGACTTGATGGTGGATCAGAGCCTCCAGCTTTTCAACGGGCTGAAAGAGAAAGGCTATTGGCCAAGGAAGCTGCTTGTACAAATTGCACTATAACATCAGATGAAAACAACAATAAAGATTTGAAT TCTGTCAAAGAAGGGAAAATCCAGAATGGCAGTGGAATTGAAAATTCACAGCTAACAGAGTCTGAAGCAATAG GTGCTGTCTCTCGGATTCCATCCAATCAGGAAAGTGATGAAAATAATTTGACTGTTATGGACTCTGGAACTCCTGATGGCTGCAATGAATCAGAAAGCTTTTCTGATATTGACGATCTTGAG GTGGATGGGTACCTTCACAATGAGGAGGAGAAGCACTACAAGAAGATTATTTGGGAGGAAATGAATAAAGAATATCTTGAG GAGCAAGCAGCCAAGGAAGCAGCTGCAGAAGCTGCAAGGAAAGCTTTTGAGGCGAATTTGCAGAACTGTTCTGAGGATATGCAAGCTGCACAGAAGCTTGCTGCAGCAGCTTCAGCAGCTGTGGCAAAATCTAGAAAG GAGAGACAACAAAAACGAGCAGCAGAACTGAGGAATTTGGGTCCTGCTCAAACAGCTGCAGAGGCCACGAGACAAATGTTGACTAGAAAG AGATTGAGTTCTAAAATCAACTATGATGTTCTGGACAAACTTTTTGAAGAATCT GTTGTCCCAGACAACTCAAAGCGAACTCGATCAGCGATTGCTGCTACTCCCGGTGATGATAAATTGCCAGATGATTGCAGGAGTCCTGCTTTGGATGATAATTGGGAAGCAGATTGTGCCACTGAAGGCGAAGATAATCTGGGTGTATATTATGACGATGTACAAGAAGAGTATGCTTATGATGATACTTTTGATGATAGCCATTATTAA